A window of Pedobacter lusitanus contains these coding sequences:
- the metH gene encoding methionine synthase has protein sequence MSIREELGKRILIIDGAMGTMIQRYVLTEEDFRGERFKDHPCDVKGNNDLLNITRPDIIKAIHTEYLKAGTDIIETNTFSTQRISLADYKMEELDYEMSFEGAKIAKEAVNEFMAANPDRSCFVAGAVGPTNRTLSISPDVNDPGFRALTFDELVDAYYEQVRGLVDGGSDLLLIETIFDTLNAKAAIFAIKRYEEVIDRKIEIMISGTITDASGRTLSGQTVEAFLNSIIHANPLSIGFNCALGAKDMRPHIEELSSKAPCYVSAYPNAGLPNEFGAYDEMPNETASMVGDFIQHGFVNIVGGCCGTTPEHIAAIAAKAKNVTPRAIPEIPRYLRLSGLEPVTITPDSMFVNIGERTNITGSPKFSKLILSGDYEAALTVARQQVEGGAQVIDVNMDEGMLDSEAAMTKFLNLIASEPDISKLPIMVDSSKWSVIENGLKCLQGKGIVNSISLKEGEDKFRESARKIMNYGAAVVVMAFDENGQADNFERRKEICKRSYDILVDEIGFPAEDIIFDPNILTVATGLEEHNNYAVDFINAARWIKENLPYAKVSGGVSNISFSFRGNNTVREAMHSAFLFHAIKAGLDMGIVNAGMLEVYEAIPADLLERVEDVLLNRREDATERLVDFAETVKTKGKELVKDEEWRKESVESRLSHSLVKGIIEYLDADVEEARQKYDRPIQVIEGPLMDGMNIVGDLFGAGKMFLPQVVKSARVMKKAVAYLLPFIEQEKLDNPDGNQSSSAGRILLATVKGDVHDIGKNIVGVVLACNNFEIVDLGVMVPAQEIIKKAKEIKADIIGLSGLITPSLDEMVHFAKEMEREGFNVPLLIGGATTSRIHAAVKIAPNYSGPAIHVLDASRSVTVCSTLMNEDTRDAYIDTIRQEYDKAREAHLNKRNDKRFKSIAEARTDKFTIDPALVAPAPKFTGTKTFEDFPLETLVPYIDWTPFFHTWELRGSYPKIFSDKSVGDEAKKLYDDALVLLQKIVDEKLLKAKAVIGFWPAHAQGDDIILDVDGKPVTIHTLRQQAEKVAGEPYYALSDFVASKEDSVQDYFGGFAVTTGIGCDEMVAEFEANYDDYNSIMAKALADRLAEAFAEHLHELVRKDYWGYAQDEQLTNEDLIKEEYAGIRPAPGYPACPDHTEKETLFDLLGAEQKIGLRLTESFAMYPTAAVSGFYFSHPQSRYFGLGKITKDQVEEYAVRKNMSLEDTERWLSPNLAY, from the coding sequence ATGAGCATAAGAGAAGAGCTTGGAAAACGAATACTAATCATTGATGGTGCTATGGGCACCATGATCCAGCGCTATGTCCTGACGGAAGAGGATTTCAGAGGAGAGCGTTTTAAGGATCATCCATGTGATGTGAAAGGTAATAACGACCTGCTGAATATTACACGTCCGGATATTATCAAGGCTATACACACAGAATACCTCAAAGCAGGTACAGACATTATTGAGACCAACACTTTTAGTACGCAGCGGATCTCCCTTGCGGATTACAAGATGGAAGAGCTGGATTATGAGATGAGCTTTGAAGGGGCTAAAATTGCCAAAGAAGCAGTAAATGAGTTCATGGCAGCCAATCCTGACCGCAGCTGTTTTGTAGCAGGAGCCGTGGGACCTACCAACCGTACTTTATCCATTTCACCTGATGTAAATGACCCGGGATTCAGGGCTTTAACTTTTGACGAACTCGTTGACGCCTATTATGAACAGGTCAGAGGTCTGGTGGACGGAGGTTCTGACTTACTGTTAATTGAGACTATTTTTGATACGCTGAATGCTAAAGCAGCCATTTTTGCTATCAAAAGATATGAGGAAGTCATTGACCGGAAAATTGAAATCATGATTTCCGGAACGATTACCGATGCTTCGGGCAGAACTTTATCCGGACAAACGGTAGAGGCATTCCTGAATTCTATCATTCATGCCAACCCGCTAAGTATTGGCTTCAACTGTGCCCTTGGTGCAAAAGACATGAGACCTCACATTGAGGAACTGTCTTCCAAGGCACCCTGTTATGTATCTGCTTATCCAAATGCAGGATTACCAAACGAATTTGGAGCCTATGATGAAATGCCAAATGAAACAGCTTCAATGGTTGGAGATTTTATTCAGCATGGTTTTGTCAATATTGTGGGTGGTTGTTGTGGCACTACGCCAGAGCATATCGCAGCTATTGCTGCAAAAGCTAAAAACGTTACTCCCAGAGCAATCCCAGAAATACCACGTTATCTGCGCCTGAGCGGATTAGAACCCGTAACCATCACACCCGACAGCATGTTTGTCAACATTGGTGAAAGAACCAATATCACGGGCTCCCCGAAATTCTCCAAATTAATTTTAAGTGGTGATTATGAAGCCGCACTGACCGTTGCCAGACAACAGGTAGAGGGTGGTGCCCAGGTTATTGACGTGAACATGGACGAGGGGATGCTTGACTCTGAAGCAGCAATGACTAAATTCCTTAATCTGATTGCTTCAGAACCGGATATTTCCAAACTGCCAATCATGGTCGATTCTTCTAAATGGAGTGTCATTGAAAATGGTCTCAAATGTCTGCAGGGTAAAGGTATTGTGAACTCCATCTCGCTGAAAGAAGGAGAAGATAAATTCCGTGAAAGTGCACGTAAGATTATGAATTACGGTGCAGCTGTAGTGGTGATGGCTTTTGACGAAAATGGACAGGCTGATAATTTTGAACGCAGAAAAGAAATCTGTAAACGTTCTTATGATATATTAGTTGACGAAATTGGCTTCCCGGCCGAAGACATCATCTTTGATCCAAACATCTTAACAGTAGCGACCGGACTGGAAGAACATAATAATTATGCGGTTGACTTTATCAATGCAGCACGCTGGATCAAAGAAAATCTTCCATACGCGAAAGTAAGTGGCGGGGTATCCAATATATCTTTCTCTTTCAGAGGGAATAATACAGTACGTGAAGCAATGCACTCTGCCTTTCTTTTCCATGCCATTAAAGCTGGTCTGGATATGGGTATTGTGAATGCAGGTATGCTGGAAGTTTATGAGGCTATTCCTGCCGATTTACTGGAACGGGTGGAAGACGTACTGCTAAACCGCCGGGAAGACGCAACGGAACGCCTGGTAGATTTTGCTGAAACTGTAAAAACCAAAGGGAAAGAACTGGTTAAGGATGAGGAGTGGAGAAAAGAATCTGTAGAATCCCGCCTCTCCCACTCTCTGGTCAAAGGAATCATAGAATATCTTGATGCCGATGTAGAGGAAGCCAGACAAAAATACGACAGACCCATTCAGGTAATTGAAGGTCCGCTGATGGACGGAATGAATATCGTAGGGGATTTATTCGGAGCAGGAAAGATGTTCCTTCCACAGGTAGTAAAATCAGCCAGGGTAATGAAAAAAGCTGTAGCCTACCTGCTTCCCTTTATCGAACAGGAGAAACTGGATAATCCTGATGGTAACCAGAGTTCCTCGGCCGGAAGGATATTACTGGCCACCGTAAAAGGTGATGTTCATGATATTGGTAAAAATATTGTAGGGGTGGTTCTAGCCTGTAATAACTTTGAAATCGTTGATCTTGGGGTGATGGTTCCTGCTCAGGAAATCATTAAAAAAGCAAAGGAAATCAAAGCAGACATTATTGGTCTGAGCGGATTAATCACTCCTTCGCTGGATGAAATGGTTCACTTTGCCAAAGAAATGGAACGTGAAGGATTCAATGTACCGCTGCTAATCGGAGGAGCAACGACTTCAAGAATTCACGCCGCTGTAAAAATAGCGCCTAATTATTCCGGCCCGGCAATCCATGTACTGGATGCATCCAGAAGTGTGACTGTATGCAGTACGCTGATGAATGAAGATACCCGGGATGCGTATATTGATACCATCCGACAGGAATATGATAAAGCGCGTGAAGCGCATTTAAATAAGCGTAATGACAAACGATTTAAATCAATAGCGGAAGCAAGAACAGATAAATTCACTATTGATCCTGCCCTGGTTGCTCCGGCACCTAAATTTACAGGAACAAAAACGTTTGAAGATTTTCCGCTGGAAACTCTTGTCCCCTATATTGACTGGACTCCTTTTTTCCATACCTGGGAATTGAGAGGCAGTTACCCTAAGATATTCAGTGACAAATCAGTTGGTGATGAGGCAAAAAAATTATACGATGACGCCCTGGTTTTACTGCAGAAAATTGTTGATGAAAAATTACTTAAAGCTAAAGCTGTCATTGGTTTCTGGCCGGCACATGCTCAGGGAGACGATATCATTTTAGATGTAGATGGTAAACCTGTAACTATTCACACGCTGCGTCAGCAGGCAGAGAAAGTTGCCGGAGAACCTTATTATGCTCTGTCTGACTTTGTAGCGTCAAAAGAAGATAGTGTTCAGGACTATTTTGGTGGTTTCGCTGTCACAACAGGTATAGGCTGCGATGAAATGGTAGCTGAGTTTGAAGCCAACTACGATGATTACAACAGTATTATGGCCAAAGCACTGGCAGACAGACTTGCCGAAGCATTTGCTGAACATCTGCATGAACTGGTTCGTAAGGATTACTGGGGTTATGCTCAGGATGAACAGCTGACCAACGAGGACCTGATCAAAGAAGAATATGCAGGAATCCGTCCGGCACCAGGTTATCCAGCCTGTCCGGATCATACGGAAAAAGAAACCCTTTTTGATTTACTGGGAGCAGAACAAAAAATCGGGCTCAGACTGACAGAAAGTTTTGCGATGTACCCTACCGCAGCAGTAAGCGGTTTTTATTTCTCACATCCTCAATCAAGATATTTCGGCCTGGGAAAAATAACCAAAGATCAGGTGGAAGAATATGCAGTCAGAAAAAACATGTCTCTTGAAGATACAGAAAGATGGCTTAGCCCGAATTTAGCTTATTAA
- a CDS encoding IS3 family transposase — protein sequence MVAYVVEYHQISISRACRVASLPKSMYYYKSRKDDSETITKLQELAGSYPTEGQDLYYGRIRTEGYKWNYKRVRRVYLLLGLNQRRKARKRLPKRVKNPLARPLAPLEMWSIDFMSDVLTNGRKFRTLNVIDDYNREAIAIEVAHSMPAMRVTELLERIIQEQGKPKSIRTDNGPEFISKEFNTWCKGNNIKIQYTQPGRPMQNGYIERFNRSFRESFLNAYLFEDIMQVQILAEEWVKDYNSKRPHEALDGKTPLEYRAQWSLSMESAPAELTPC from the coding sequence ATGGTTGCCTATGTGGTGGAATACCATCAGATTAGCATCAGCAGGGCTTGTCGTGTAGCTTCTCTACCAAAATCCATGTATTACTATAAATCTAGAAAGGATGACTCAGAAACGATTACAAAGCTTCAGGAATTGGCTGGATCTTATCCAACCGAAGGTCAAGATTTATATTATGGGCGAATTAGAACGGAGGGATATAAATGGAATTATAAGCGTGTGAGACGGGTGTATCTACTTCTGGGGCTAAATCAGAGAAGAAAAGCGCGCAAACGTTTACCGAAGCGTGTGAAAAATCCGCTGGCGCGTCCGTTAGCCCCGCTGGAGATGTGGTCTATCGACTTTATGAGTGACGTGCTTACCAATGGGCGGAAATTCAGAACGCTAAATGTAATAGATGATTATAACCGGGAGGCTATTGCCATTGAAGTTGCCCATTCGATGCCTGCCATGCGGGTAACAGAACTATTAGAACGAATAATTCAAGAGCAAGGAAAGCCAAAAAGCATCAGGACTGACAATGGTCCGGAATTTATAAGCAAGGAATTTAATACCTGGTGCAAAGGGAATAATATTAAAATCCAATATACTCAGCCTGGTAGGCCGATGCAGAATGGATATATAGAACGTTTTAACAGAAGCTTCAGGGAAAGCTTTCTTAATGCATATTTATTTGAAGATATAATGCAAGTACAAATATTAGCTGAAGAATGGGTAAAGGATTACAATTCTAAGAGACCACATGAAGCATTAGATGGTAAAACGCCGTTAGAATATAGAGCACAATGGAGCCTCAGCATGGAGTCAGCCCCTGCGGAGCTGACTCCATGCTGA
- the der gene encoding ribosome biogenesis GTPase Der, which produces MSNIIAIVGRPNVGKSTLFNRLTESRKAIVDDFSGVTRDRHYGVAEWTHKQFTVIDTGGYVANSEDLFEAAIREQVVIAIEEASVILFMVDVITGITDLDDEIAQLLRRSKKPVFIVVNKVDNTSLENDAAVFYGFGLGDIYSISSMTGSGTGDLLDDVISHFEDDVVEENALPKLTIVGRPNVGKSSLINALMGQDRNIVTPIAGTTRDSIHIHYNQFGHEFMFIDTAGLRKKTKVKENIEFYSVMRTIKALEEADVVLLMIDAVDGLESQDVNIFHLAEKNKKGIVILVNKWDLVEKDHKTMKAFEEQIRTKLQPFTDVPIVFTSVLSKQRIFKAIEVALETFQNRGKKIPTSKLNDVMLPIIEKYPPPALKGKYIKVKYVTQINATSPMFAFFCNLPQYIKEPYKRFIENKLRENFDFSGVPIQIYFRQK; this is translated from the coding sequence ATGAGTAACATTATCGCAATCGTCGGAAGACCAAACGTAGGCAAATCTACCCTTTTTAATCGCTTAACTGAAAGTCGTAAAGCAATTGTTGATGATTTCAGTGGTGTAACACGCGATCGTCATTATGGCGTTGCTGAATGGACACACAAACAATTTACTGTAATTGACACAGGAGGTTATGTAGCAAATTCTGAAGATCTATTTGAAGCGGCAATCCGCGAACAGGTAGTTATCGCAATCGAAGAAGCTTCCGTTATCCTGTTTATGGTTGACGTAATCACTGGAATTACAGATTTAGATGATGAAATAGCACAGCTATTACGCCGCAGTAAAAAACCGGTTTTCATTGTCGTAAATAAAGTAGACAATACTTCATTAGAAAATGATGCAGCTGTATTCTACGGATTCGGCCTGGGAGATATTTATTCAATTTCTTCTATGACGGGTTCAGGTACAGGTGATTTACTGGATGACGTGATCTCACATTTTGAAGATGACGTAGTAGAAGAAAATGCTTTACCAAAACTGACTATAGTCGGCAGACCAAATGTGGGTAAATCTTCCCTGATCAATGCCTTAATGGGCCAGGATAGAAATATTGTTACCCCAATTGCAGGTACAACACGTGACTCCATCCATATTCACTACAATCAGTTCGGACATGAATTTATGTTCATCGACACCGCAGGGCTTCGTAAAAAAACAAAAGTAAAAGAGAACATCGAGTTTTATTCAGTTATGCGTACTATTAAAGCCCTTGAAGAGGCTGACGTAGTATTGTTAATGATAGATGCTGTTGATGGTTTAGAGTCTCAGGACGTGAATATTTTCCACTTAGCGGAGAAAAACAAAAAAGGTATCGTGATCCTGGTTAACAAATGGGATCTGGTAGAGAAAGATCATAAAACCATGAAAGCTTTCGAAGAGCAGATCCGTACAAAATTACAACCATTCACAGATGTACCAATTGTATTTACTTCGGTATTGAGCAAACAACGTATTTTCAAAGCAATCGAAGTTGCTCTGGAAACATTCCAGAACAGAGGAAAGAAAATTCCTACTTCTAAACTGAATGACGTCATGCTGCCAATCATCGAAAAATATCCGCCGCCGGCATTAAAAGGAAAGTACATTAAAGTAAAATATGTGACGCAGATCAATGCAACTTCACCAATGTTTGCTTTCTTCTGTAATCTTCCACAGTACATCAAAGAACCGTATAAACGTTTCATTGAGAATAAATTACGTGAAAACTTCGACTTTAGCGGAGTACCAATCCAGATTTATTTCAGACAGAAATAG
- a CDS encoding site-specific integrase produces the protein MLEKTFGLFYFLKQSKTKKNDYRYVYLRITVNGEARELSIKRRWPMDRWDQSQGKAIGTKEDAKNLNAYIETLSAKIYQAKLNLLETERKITAQSLKNYIIGNSENRMLVQLIISHQKRIHALIGKGYSLATRKRYKTIRNHAKDFIKWKYNFPDINIHEMDYEFISDFAFWLRSFRHCGNNSVAKYVGNLRGIIAEVVRKGWLKNNPFAEFKTTKDDVIRTALTKEELQAIISKEFTIERLNIVKDIFVFCCYTGLAYVDVNNLKQEHIINGIDGIPWIMIRRQKTGTLSRLPLLPIPLAIMEKYKGHARCISGDNFLPVLTNQNVTLSFFEPA, from the coding sequence ATGTTGGAAAAAACCTTCGGATTGTTCTATTTTTTAAAACAATCCAAAACAAAGAAAAACGACTACAGGTATGTCTATCTAAGAATTACTGTAAATGGTGAAGCCAGAGAACTATCGATCAAAAGACGCTGGCCCATGGACCGGTGGGATCAATCTCAGGGAAAGGCCATAGGCACGAAAGAAGATGCTAAAAATCTGAACGCATACATCGAGACACTTTCTGCCAAAATCTACCAGGCAAAATTAAACCTGCTTGAAACAGAAAGAAAGATAACAGCCCAATCCTTAAAAAACTATATCATTGGCAACAGTGAGAACAGGATGCTGGTCCAATTGATCATTTCACATCAAAAAAGGATACACGCTCTTATTGGGAAAGGATATAGCCTGGCCACACGGAAGCGTTACAAAACGATCCGCAACCATGCAAAAGATTTTATCAAATGGAAATATAACTTTCCAGACATCAATATCCACGAGATGGACTATGAATTCATATCAGATTTTGCTTTCTGGCTGAGGTCTTTCAGGCACTGCGGCAACAACTCGGTCGCCAAATATGTAGGTAACTTGAGAGGTATCATAGCGGAGGTGGTAAGAAAGGGATGGCTGAAAAACAACCCATTCGCTGAATTTAAAACGACAAAAGACGATGTGATAAGAACCGCATTAACAAAGGAAGAGCTGCAAGCGATTATATCGAAAGAGTTTACGATAGAGCGGTTAAATATCGTAAAAGACATCTTTGTATTCTGCTGCTACACCGGTCTGGCCTATGTTGACGTAAACAATCTAAAGCAGGAGCATATCATCAATGGCATAGATGGAATTCCGTGGATCATGATACGAAGACAAAAGACCGGAACTTTATCCAGGTTGCCTTTATTACCAATCCCCCTAGCGATCATGGAAAAGTATAAGGGTCACGCCAGATGCATTTCGGGAGACAATTTTCTACCTGTTTTGACCAATCAAAATGTAACCCTCTCTTTTTTCGAACCGGCTTAG
- a CDS encoding S41 family peptidase produces MKPTTRKNLLIAITYSVTLIGGMFLGYKFLKDQGFTFQRNVQFADKNSNKVDEIINLINRNYVDEINADTLSHLEIDSLLHQLDPHSVYLPPVKATAQNDMLEGNFEGIGIEYYILNDTLLVTNVIKDGPAAQAGLKLGDKILKIDSLFVSGKHLPKDKMIGKIKGKRGTPVQLVVLHSGTGHPVSLTIKRGRVSVSSIDAAYMINADAGYIRISEFGANTDKDFIESVKNLKAAGMKKLVLDLRDNGGGYLTAATGLANQILPENKLIVYTEGKHEPRTDYIATGGGEFENGKLAVLINENTASASEILAGAVQDLDRGVIIGRRSFGKGLVQEQFPFGDGSALNLTIARYYTPLGRSIQKSYKKGYIAYQNEIDDRFNDGELTDKPVASKDSLRRNVAFTTGSGKKVFAGGGIEPDIYVKMDTTGMNKFYSLLLTKKVMFDYVFDVLANRYNAAYLEQNLAAFSISDTDYKDFVRYIQTKNIVIDPKQLAAAKPIIYGDLKALLCKYHLGEAGYYKALNLNDSMVKQALSSMQ; encoded by the coding sequence ATGAAACCAACTACCCGTAAAAACCTGCTTATAGCGATCACTTATTCTGTAACATTAATAGGTGGTATGTTTCTGGGCTACAAGTTTTTAAAGGACCAGGGTTTCACCTTTCAGCGAAATGTTCAGTTTGCTGATAAAAATTCAAATAAGGTTGATGAAATTATCAATCTGATCAATAGAAATTATGTGGATGAAATCAATGCAGATACTTTAAGTCATCTGGAAATTGACAGCTTATTACATCAGCTTGATCCGCATAGTGTTTATTTGCCTCCTGTTAAAGCCACTGCCCAGAACGATATGCTGGAAGGCAATTTTGAAGGTATCGGAATCGAATATTATATTCTGAATGATACACTCCTGGTGACTAATGTGATCAAAGATGGCCCGGCTGCACAGGCCGGACTGAAGCTGGGTGACAAAATTTTAAAGATTGACAGTCTGTTTGTGAGTGGTAAACATCTCCCGAAAGATAAAATGATTGGTAAAATTAAAGGGAAAAGGGGTACGCCGGTACAACTGGTCGTTTTACATTCAGGTACAGGGCATCCTGTTTCACTGACAATTAAGCGGGGCCGTGTGAGCGTAAGCAGTATCGATGCTGCCTACATGATCAATGCTGATGCAGGATATATCCGGATCAGTGAATTCGGGGCAAATACAGATAAAGATTTTATAGAATCAGTAAAAAACCTGAAAGCTGCAGGGATGAAAAAACTTGTGCTTGACCTGCGGGACAATGGGGGAGGGTACCTGACTGCGGCTACAGGTCTTGCTAATCAGATTCTTCCTGAAAATAAACTGATTGTATATACCGAGGGTAAACATGAACCACGAACTGACTATATCGCTACCGGAGGCGGAGAGTTTGAAAATGGTAAACTGGCTGTGCTCATTAATGAGAATACAGCTTCTGCAAGTGAAATACTGGCAGGTGCGGTTCAGGATCTGGACAGGGGAGTTATTATCGGACGCCGTTCTTTTGGAAAAGGGCTGGTACAGGAACAATTTCCTTTCGGGGATGGTTCAGCGCTGAATCTTACTATTGCAAGATATTATACTCCATTGGGACGCAGTATCCAGAAATCCTATAAAAAAGGATATATCGCTTATCAGAATGAAATAGATGATCGTTTTAACGATGGTGAGCTTACAGATAAACCAGTTGCCTCAAAAGATAGCTTAAGAAGAAATGTTGCGTTTACAACCGGTTCAGGTAAGAAAGTTTTTGCAGGAGGTGGTATAGAACCGGATATCTATGTAAAAATGGATACCACAGGGATGAATAAATTTTATAGCCTGCTCTTAACCAAAAAAGTAATGTTTGATTACGTATTTGATGTTTTGGCTAACCGCTATAATGCAGCTTATCTGGAGCAGAACCTGGCCGCTTTCAGTATAAGTGATACAGATTATAAAGATTTTGTCCGTTATATACAGACCAAAAATATTGTGATAGATCCTAAACAGCTTGCTGCTGCAAAACCAATTATATATGGCGATTTAAAGGCTTTACTTTGTAAGTACCATTTAGGTGAGGCTGGTTATTATAAGGCTTTAAACTTAAATGACAGTATGGTTAAGCAGGCACTTTCCAGCATGCAATAA
- a CDS encoding Bax inhibitor-1/YccA family protein, protein MDNNNNNWSQQSVFVENQSGTVAKKFFANVFLWMFVALGISTFAAVYMANTPEMFSYLINQETGKMSIIGYAVMFAPLGLVLLMSAGLSRLSFGALVGVFILYSLLTGVSLSFILLAYTTTSVVACFAAAAGIFGLMAILGYTTNTDLSKFGSILMVGVIGLVIASVVNMFLKSSGFDYIMSFFGVAIFTALTAYDVQKLKRIGAGIEENGGTMAVDDTKKLAIMGALSLYLDFLNIFIFLLRIFGGRK, encoded by the coding sequence ATGGATAACAATAATAATAATTGGTCACAACAGTCAGTTTTTGTGGAAAACCAATCTGGAACTGTTGCAAAGAAATTCTTTGCCAACGTGTTTTTATGGATGTTCGTAGCACTGGGTATCTCTACATTTGCCGCAGTTTACATGGCTAACACACCTGAAATGTTCAGCTACCTGATTAACCAGGAAACTGGCAAAATGTCTATTATAGGTTATGCTGTAATGTTTGCACCGCTTGGGCTGGTACTTTTAATGAGTGCTGGATTAAGCAGATTATCATTTGGAGCACTGGTTGGGGTATTTATTCTTTATTCCCTGCTTACTGGTGTTAGTTTAAGTTTCATTTTACTGGCTTACACGACGACTTCGGTAGTAGCTTGTTTTGCAGCTGCAGCAGGAATATTTGGTCTGATGGCTATATTGGGTTATACAACCAACACTGATTTAAGTAAATTCGGGTCCATCCTGATGGTTGGTGTAATCGGTCTGGTTATTGCCAGCGTAGTGAATATGTTCCTGAAAAGTTCAGGCTTTGACTATATCATGAGCTTCTTTGGTGTGGCAATCTTTACTGCATTAACTGCTTATGATGTTCAGAAATTAAAACGTATCGGTGCCGGTATAGAAGAAAACGGTGGTACTATGGCTGTTGATGATACTAAGAAATTAGCAATCATGGGTGCTTTATCCCTATACCTTGACTTCCTGAATATCTTTATCTTCCTGCTGAGAATATTCGGCGGAAGAAAATAA
- the murQ gene encoding N-acetylmuramic acid 6-phosphate etherase gives MIRITEQESKYNHIDQMEVLDILRSINNEDKTVPLAVEKSIPQIEKLATAVAERMKNGGRLFYIGAGTSGRLGVVDASECPPTFGVSFDEVVGIIAGGDKAIRRAVENAEDDDVQAWIDLQEYHINDKDSLVGLAASGTTPYVVGGLKKAKENGVLTGCIICNEGGPVAEASDFPVEVVVGPEFLTGSTRMKSGTAQKLVLNMLSTTVMIRLGKVKGNRMVDMQLTNHKLVDRGTQMVMNELHIDYKKAEELLIRYGSVRKAVEAATK, from the coding sequence ATGATACGCATCACTGAACAAGAATCAAAGTACAATCATATTGACCAGATGGAAGTGCTTGATATTCTGAGAAGTATAAACAACGAAGATAAAACGGTTCCGCTTGCAGTTGAAAAATCCATCCCTCAGATTGAAAAACTGGCAACGGCCGTTGCTGAACGCATGAAAAACGGCGGCAGATTATTTTATATCGGTGCAGGTACAAGCGGCAGATTAGGTGTGGTTGATGCTTCGGAATGTCCGCCTACATTCGGCGTATCTTTTGATGAAGTTGTAGGGATCATTGCCGGTGGAGATAAAGCCATCAGAAGGGCGGTGGAAAATGCAGAAGATGACGACGTTCAGGCCTGGATAGATTTACAGGAATACCATATAAATGATAAAGACAGCCTGGTTGGTCTGGCAGCATCCGGCACCACCCCTTATGTAGTTGGCGGATTAAAAAAAGCAAAGGAAAACGGGGTACTTACAGGCTGTATCATCTGTAATGAAGGTGGTCCGGTAGCAGAGGCCAGTGATTTTCCGGTTGAAGTTGTTGTCGGACCAGAGTTTTTAACCGGATCTACCCGGATGAAATCAGGAACAGCCCAAAAACTGGTTCTCAATATGCTGAGTACGACAGTGATGATCAGACTGGGTAAAGTCAAAGGTAATAGAATGGTAGATATGCAGTTAACTAACCATAAACTGGTTGACCGGGGAACACAGATGGTTATGAACGAACTTCATATCGATTATAAAAAAGCAGAAGAGCTGCTTATTCGTTACGGAAGTGTAAGAAAGGCTGTTGAAGCCGCTACTAAATAA
- the era gene encoding GTPase Era, which yields MSHKAGFVSIIGKPNVGKSTLMNALVGEKLSIITPKAQTTRHRILGIVNEENSQIVFSDTPGIIKPRYGLQDSMMNFVKGALSDADLILFVTDINEEHDENDVLEKIINTTIPMIVLINKIDGATQEQVDEKQAYWQELLKPKYIYAISALHKYNLEGIMERVLEYLPEHPPYYDKEDLTDKTQRFFVSEIIREKIFTNYQKEIPYSTEVVITSFKEEEKITRISAEIIVERDSQKNILIGKGGSMLKKVGTEARKDIEKFLDQKVFLETFVKVLPDWRSKKNYLKSFGYEN from the coding sequence ATGTCGCATAAAGCAGGTTTTGTAAGCATAATAGGAAAGCCAAATGTTGGTAAATCCACGTTAATGAATGCCCTGGTGGGGGAGAAGCTATCGATCATCACGCCGAAGGCTCAAACTACCCGTCACCGTATTCTGGGAATTGTCAATGAAGAAAATTCACAAATCGTTTTTTCGGACACACCGGGGATCATAAAACCACGCTACGGACTGCAGGATTCAATGATGAATTTTGTCAAAGGTGCATTAAGTGATGCAGATTTAATTTTATTCGTTACAGACATCAATGAAGAGCATGATGAAAACGATGTTCTGGAGAAAATAATCAATACTACTATTCCCATGATTGTACTGATTAACAAAATTGACGGGGCAACACAGGAACAGGTAGATGAGAAACAAGCCTACTGGCAGGAACTGTTAAAACCTAAATATATTTACGCAATCTCTGCACTGCATAAGTACAATTTGGAAGGGATCATGGAAAGAGTACTGGAATATCTTCCGGAGCATCCACCCTATTATGATAAAGAAGATCTTACAGATAAAACACAGCGTTTCTTTGTCTCTGAAATTATCAGAGAAAAAATCTTCACCAATTATCAGAAAGAAATCCCTTACAGTACAGAAGTCGTGATTACCTCTTTTAAAGAAGAAGAAAAAATTACCAGGATCAGTGCTGAGATTATTGTTGAACGTGATTCTCAGAAAAACATCCTGATTGGTAAAGGCGGATCTATGCTGAAAAAGGTTGGTACTGAAGCACGTAAGGATATTGAGAAGTTTTTAGATCAGAAAGTCTTCCTTGAAACCTTCGTAAAGGTACTTCCAGACTGGCGTAGTAAAAAGAACTATTTAAAAAGTTTCGGGTACGAAAATTAA